From the Colletotrichum lupini chromosome 10, complete sequence genome, one window contains:
- a CDS encoding Ras family protein, translated as MASKFLREYKLVVVGGGGVGKSCLTIQLIQSHFVDEYDPTIEDSYRKQCVIDEEVALLDVLDTAGQEEYSAMREQYMRTGEGFLLVYSITSRQSFEEITTFQQQILRVKDKDYFPMVVVGNKCDLEGEREVTRQEGEALAKSFGCKFIETSAKSRINVDKAFYDIVREIRRYNREMQGYSTGSGGASGINGPPKPMDVEGGEQEAGCCSKCVIM; from the exons ATGGCGTCCAAG TTCTTGAGAGAGTACAAGCTGGTCGTCGTCGGTGGCGGTGGTGTCGGTAAATCTTGCTTGACCATTCAATTGATCCAGAGCCATTTCGTCGACGAGTATGACCCAACGATTGAAG ATTCCTACCGCAAGCAGTGCGTTATTGACGAGGAAGTTGCCCTGCTCGATGTTCTCGACACCGCCGGTCAGGAAGAGTACTCCGCCATGCGCGAGCAGTACATGAGAACGGGAGAGGGATTCCTGCTCGTCTACTCCATCACCTCGCGCCAGAGCTTCGAAGAAATCACCACATTCCAGCAGCAGATTCTGAGAGTCAAGGACAAGGACTACTTCCCCATGGTTGTCGTCGGCAATAAGTGCGATTTGGAGGGCGAGAGAGAAGTCACACGACAAG AGGGAGAGGCTCTTGCCAAGTCATTCGGATGCAAGTTCATCGAGACATCAGCCAAGTCTCGCATCAACGTCGACAAGGCTTTCTATGATATTGTCCGCGAAATCCGTCGATACAACCGAGAGATGCAGGGCTACTCTACCGGCAGCGGTGGCGCCTCTGGCATCAACGGACCCCCGAAGCCCATGGACGTTGAGGGCGGCGAGCAAGAGGCAGGCTGCTGCTCCAAGTGCGTAATAATGTGA
- a CDS encoding transcription factor S-II, which yields MSAIGTLVFCTDCGNLLPASMGTEKNTLTCDCCGADNKDTGAKTITTQTKPSDFPSQLRQKLQSNVQAVDRTNVNTEATIRETCPKCGAEEVRFTAVQLRSADEGSTIFFTCECGFKWSHNN from the exons ATGTCCGCCATTGGAACTCTCGTCTTCTGCACCGATTGCGGTAACCTTCTACCCGCATCAATGGGCACGGAGAAGAACACCCTCACCTGCGACTGCTGCGGTGCCGATAACAAGG ACACTGGCGCCAAGACGATTACTACACAGACCAAGCCTTCCGATTTCCCCTCCCAACTCAGACAGAAGCTTCAGTCCAACGTTCAGGCTGTCGACAGAACCAACGTCAACACCGAGGCCACGATCAGGGAGACATGCCCCAAGTGCGGCGCAGAGGAGGTCCGCTTCACCGCCGTGCAGCTTCGCAGTGCAGACGAAGGCAGCACCATCTTCTTCACCTGCGAATGTGGTTTCAA GTGGTCTCATAACAACTGA
- a CDS encoding AT hook domain-containing protein translates to MVNSQGTVQNGPPNGGYMQPQAAEQRPMARPFTLSEALPYSPQTSVIPFTSDLIPDPTLGSGSLASSISQMFSSQEFDSLNKEATGQNHNHGMKHLKYAVDHVLHDLKPNQRTYFKFKTVPKANPNMANSPAGSSQSLSAGLSPVAKMVFDRAPTFIKPPGTTSTTSASANGQLAQQPQPQPPSTPKSAPPPPKRPSASAESHHGNNFRFEVAIPSKKFDPSAYVEVPDQPAPQPATVNPSDVTKVVTPSQVTPKQLTPTQPQLSAIPVPIQPIPVQATPTQPLTPSTAQGPPAAVAAQKTKFAIELPRAPGFNKDEYLEMAAPDSPDEPTGLSMRRQDGAYQSRQDDISTNLNQKQRAEAALQDLERLIKSVLDATRSVLGNEPGYEQVATLNPDNEAVLTGATQQKLQTAIQKSIELGSYGDAPIEELQYIQKLSEPGLAHTLNLDYRIEESWGESEVSGWLNQLPEIEMGLKTARTCLRIMCGGREEKQIYSEEIIQKSTDVFKGVVEGIVIPVVEMRGTGPTSALFKLLQPHKKAIGPILTNCQKLFALLAKLVTSIELSDTALGMLEFAASSLLFVDNAYLEKDSVVGVQRFDGIRLVAMEMLCQIFLAKPDQRRGIFDDILTSLEKLPVGKQSARQFRLSNGGSIQPVSALIMRLVQASSGKVDEKGTRSRLAMMQEEDPDEDELAQPTKQTVAATVKSEDAGASQHVLALEELKVVALPLTEGSTHNANYVVNFMVNRALKSTKSGDTPYRNLLDLFVEDFTECLDSPDWPSAELILRQMTFYMMKLWEGDRTAAPAKNMALELLGVMSAAVSKLRSHVRKVTYSMDGSDSNELSRYLSELATSALEQKSRIEHDVSWSGPFRTTLEHLQQRCGDDPHLQGAISFLIADWAQRIFSGYDALQETSDSLDHEFGRLAFRLRMMIEDRRWLSNEYTFKDVNNNHAKLAYSIILLRSPFCEHFRAMLNVLLNAMASDQATVRSKSLKSINQLLETDPAILDGDSVVVHLIINCSSDSSPQVRDSAIGLMGKCIGLRPRLEDKMAERIIERFIDSGIGVRKRAMKLAKDIYLRNQSREIRSSIANGLLHRVQDPDEGVRELARQMIEEVWFAPFYQVDDTAAFKTSLTDHVALMIQTVKSGNVGAVLDKVLQSILGGQNKSHNGPFGVSMKLVEKMFELIDNLDSDDPNIPSGRDALQVLQIFAKADPKLFTFEEIRLLKPHLASISGADDLAVFKAVTIIYRQILPQLSAKYADFLREVREQLQNSVGRLNKNLLDDVVACLWIIATLLDNRDKLAHLGASSLRGVASMRNTQMDATKLMKFARYSIIVGMVGKHCDLDSELAVFLKIFPKYSGKSVAKLMVDNLSPWADASQPMEARKHALDAIGLICQAHPRNYVSPNVYTKFQQVFEAKVPALESTILRSFKEFLLTEEKRSEAATAAAAAGADTDKKRELTVMGGTSFDDVASATTQRFLKEVTRIALSSQDEHAFLAVEVLGSINRQGLVHPKETGVTLITLETSSMTKISEVAFMEHRALHEKHETVIEREYARAIQAAYEYQRDIVGDTRGATTNPFQSKLHLLMEVLKVSKSKNRQKFLEKLVGQVDFDSSKLDVSKQLPAHVEFSRFMIENLAFFDYVTVGEVLVTVHAMEKMFSSTGSSMAHVIESEIFNMRMDLDKPEAPQANGEQQQPQQPQLNISPKRLRQLTSGSIILLCLWEARTYLRRLYGLGSKRETKTKMAAKDLSKAPTKVQGVTGDKFWEEVNSHMNGLATQESTIQKCKAFVELMNVDKEFKVVDEDDMDGEEAETPSEGEDDGPAGDGRGRKRKAGALAGGRKKRARSTSRPRPRGRPRKNPVEVVEDDAEGDFDDMDFA, encoded by the exons ATGGTCAACAGCCAGGGGACCGTCCAGAACGGTCCACCCAATGGCGGCTATATGCAGCCGCAAGCTGCAGAACAACGTCCGATGGCGCGACCGTTTACGCTGTCTGAGGCCCTGCCTTACTCTCCTCAAACCTCCGTCATTCCCTTTACCTCAG ATCTCATCCCCGATCCAACACTTGGCTCTGGCTCGCTTGCTTCGAGCATATCACAAATGTTCAGCAGTCAGGAATTCGACAGTCTAAACAAGGAAGCAACGGGGCAAAATCACAACCATGGGATGAAGCACCTGAAATATGCGGTGGATCATGTACTTCACGATTTGAAACCCAATCAACGGACCTACTT CAAGTTCAAGACTGTCCCTAAAGCGAACCCGAACATGGCGAATAGTCCAGCTGGATCTTCCCAGAGTCTGAGTGCTGGTCTCTCCCCGGTGGCGAAGATGGTGTTCGATAGGGCTCCCACATTCATCAAGCCTCCGGGAACAACGAGTACTACCTCAGCCTCTGCCAACGGCCAGCTTGCTCAACAGCCGCAGCCGCAACCTCCATCAACACCCAAATCAGCCCCACCGCCGCCGAAGCGTCCGTCAGCAAGTGCAGAAAGTCATCATGGAAACAACTTCCGCTTCGAAGTAGCGATCCCATCCAAAAAGTTCGACCCTAGCGCATATGTAGAGGTCCCCGATCAACCCGCTCCACAGCCTGCTACCGTCAACCCATCCGACGTCACGAAAGTTGTCACTCCGAGCCAGGTTACTCCGAAGCAGCTGACGCCTACTCAACCTCAGCTCTCGGCGATACCGGTCCCTATACAGCCTATCCCCGTGCAAGCGACCCCTACGCAGCCTTTGACGCCCTCCACTGCACAAGGGCCACCGGCCGCGGTTGCAGCTCAGAAAACGAAGTTTGCAATAGAATTGCCTCGCGCTCCTGGATTCAATAAGGATGAATATCTTGAGATGGCGGCTCCAGACTCTCCTGATGAGCCAACGGGGTTGTCCATGCGAAGACAGGACGGTGCTTATCAAAGCCGGCAGGATGATATCAGCACCAACCTCAACCAGAAGCAACGGGCGGAAGCAGCCCTCCAGGATCTTGAGCGACTAATCAAGAGCGTACTCGATGCCACTAGAAGTGTGCTCGGAAACGAACCTGGTTACGAACAGGTCGCCACGCTGAACCCCGACAACGAGGCTGTCTTGACGGGGGCCACGCAGCAGAAGTTGCAGACTGCCATCCAAAAATCCATCGAGCTAGGCAGCTACGGCGACGCGCCCATCGAAGAACTTCAGTACATTCAGAAGCTGAGCGAGCCGGGTCTGGCGCATACGCTCAATCTCGATTATCGAATTGAGGAATCTTGGGGCGAATCTGAAGTCTCCGGCTGGCTGAATCAGCTTCCAGAGATTGAGATGGGCCTGAAGACTGCGCGCACTTGTCTACGCATAATGTGTGGTGGTAGGGAAGAGAAGCAAATCTACTCCGAGGAGATTATTCAAAAGTCGACAGATGTCTTCAAGGGGGTTGTCGAGGGTATCGTCATCCCCGTAGTCGAGATGAGGGGCACTGGCCCGACATCTGCACTATTCAAGCTGTTACAGCCTCACAAAAAGGCGATTGGCCCGATTCTCACGAACTGCCAGAAGCTGTTCGCGCTGCTCGCCAAACTCGTCACAAGCATAGAGCTTTCGGATACTGCTCTTGGCATGCTAGAATTTGCCGCATCGAGCCTACTTTTCGTCGACAATGCCTACCTAGAGAAAGATTCTGTCGTTGGTGTACAGCGATTCGATGGCATTCGCTTGGTTGCAATGGAGATGCTTTGCCAGATTTTCCTCGCCAAACCCGACCAGCGCCGTGGCATCTTTGACGACATCCTCACATCGTTGGAGAAGCTTCCGGTTGGAAAACAGAGTGCTCGCCAATTTCGCCTCTCCAATGGCGGTAGCATCCAGCCCGTATCGGCGCTCATCATGCGCCTTGTCCAGGCCAGCTCTGGCAAGGTTGATGAGAAGGGCACGCGCAGTCGCCTAGCCATGATGCAAGAAGAAGATCCGGATGAGGATGAGTTGGCCCAGCCTACGAAGCAGACGGTGGCTGCCACTGTCAAGTCCGAGGATGCAGGTGCTTCACAACATGTGCTCGCCTTGGAGGAGCTCAAGGTTGTGGCATTACCTTTGACTGAAGGCTCGACACACAACGCAAATTACGTGGTTAACTTTATGGTCAACCGTGCGCTGAAGTCCACAAAGTCTGGCGACACTCCATATCGCAATCTTCTTGACCTTTTCGTTGAAGACTTTACGGAATGTCTCGACTCACCTGATTGGCCCTCTGCTGAGCTCATTCTACGCCAAATGACCTTCTACATGATGAAGCTATGGGAGGGAGACAGGACAGCCGCGCCTGCCAAGAACATGGCCCTTGAACTTCTCGGTGTCATGAGTGCTGCAGTTTCTAAACTCCGTTCACATGTTCGTAAGGTCACTTATTCCATGGATGGAAGCGATTCCAACGAGTTGTCACGGTACCTGTCTGAGCTGGCAACCTCTGCGCTGGAGCAGAAAAGTCGAATCGAACATGACGTCTCTTGGTCAGGACCATTTCGAACAACTCTTGAACACCTTCAGCAACGGTGTGGCGATGACCCTCATTTACAAGGCGCAATTTCCTTCCTGATTGCGGATTGGGCCCAAAGGATCTTCTCCGGTTATGATGCCTTGCAAGAGACCAGCGACTCGCTGGACCACGAGTTTGGACGACTTGCCTTCCGCCTCAGAATGATGATTGAGGATCGTCGATGGCTTTCTAACGAATACACTTTCAAAGATGTCAACAACAACCACGCAAAATTGGCATACTCCATCATTCTTCTCCGGTCACCATTCTGCGAACACTTTAGAGCAATGCTCAATGTTCTGCTCAATGCCATGGCCAGTGACCAGGCCACCGTCCGCAGCAAGAGTCTCAAGAGTATTAATCAGCTCCTGGAGACAGATCCGGCCATCCTGGACGGAGACTCCGTGGTGGTCCATTTGATCATCAACTGCTCAAGTGATTCGTCCCCTCAGGTACGCGACTCGGCAATTGGCTTGATGGGCAAGTGCATTGGCCTGCGTCCGAGACTTGAAGACAAGATGGCGGAACGAATCATTGAGAGATTTATCGACTCCGGTATCGGCGTAAGGAAGAGGGCAATGAAACTGGCCAAAGATATTTATCTTCGCAACCAAAGCAGGGAGATCCGCAGCTCTATCGCCAATGGCTTGCTTCATCGTGTGCAAGACCCTGACGAAGGTGTTCGAGAGCTTGCTCGCCAGATGATTGAGGAGGTCTGGTTCGCTCCATTTTACCAAGTCGACGACACAGCAGCCTTCAAAACATCCCTCACCGACCACGTTGCTCTGATGATTCAGACAGTCAAGTCTGGTAATGTTGGCGCAGTCCTCGACAAAGTTCTTCAGTCCATTCTAGGCGGGCAGAACAAATCTCACAATGGCCCCTTTGGTGTCAGCATGAAGCTGGTTGAGAAGATGTTCGAGCTTATCGACAATCTTGATTCTGACGATCCTAACATCCCTTCCGGAAGAGATGCATTGCAAGTATTGCAAATCTTCGCCAAGGCAGACCCCAAGCTTTTCACTTTTGAAGAGATCAGGCTGCTGAAGCCCCATCTCGCTAGCATCAGTGGTGCTGATGACCTAGCTGTCTTCAAAGCCGTCACAATCATCTATCGCCAGATCTTGCCGCAACTCTCTGCAAAGTATGCTGACTTCCTTCGAGAAGTGAGAGAACAGCTTCAGAACTCTGTTGGCAGACTCAACAAGAACCTTCTGGATGATGTCGTCGCATGTCTATGGATCATCGCAACTCTCTTGGACAATCGCGATAAGCTAGCTCATCTAGGTGCTTCTAGTTTGCGCGGAGTTGCCAGCATGCGCAACACGCAGATGGACGCCACCAAACTCATGAAGTTTGCCAGATATTCGATCATTGTTGGAATGGTCGGCAAGCATTGCGACTTGGACTCAGAGCTTGCTGTCTTCCTCAAGATTTTCCCCAAGTACTCTGGCAAATCCGTGGCAAAGCTCATGGTCGACAACCTGTCTCCCTGGGCAGATGCCTCACAGCCCATGGAGGCCCGGAAGCACGCCCTCGACGCCATTGGTCTCATCTGCCAGGCACATCCCCGAAACTACGTCTCACCGAACGTGTACACCAAGTTCCAACAAGTTTTCGAAGCCAAGGTTCCGGCACTCGAGAGTACTATTCTCCGGTCTTTCAAGGAATTCCTCCTCACCGAAGAAAAGCGGTCAGAGGCTGCGACTGCCGCTGCTGCCGCCGGCGCCGACACTGACAAGAAGCGCGAGCTGACAGTAATGGGTGGAACGAGCTTCGACGATGTGGCGAGTGCAACTACTCAACGCTTCCTCAAGGAGGTAACTCGTATCGCTCTGTCGTCGCAAGACGAGCACGCATTCCTCGCAGTAGAGGTACTTGGCAGCATTAATCGACAAGGTCTTGTGCACCCCAAAGAAACGGGAGTGACTTTGATCACCCTCGAAACGTCATCGATGACCAAGATATCCGAGGTCGCATTCATGGAACATCGGGCGCTTCATGAGAAACACGAAACTGTCATTGAACGCGAGTATGCCAGAGCCATCCAAGCAGCCTACGAATACCAGCGGGATATCGTGGGTGATACTCGTGGCGCAACGACGAACCCTTTCCAATCCAAGCTTCATCTCCTAATGGAGGTGCTGAAAGTGAGTAAGTCAAAGAACCGACAAAAGTTCCTAGAAAAACTTGTCGGCCAAGTTGATTTCGACTCTTCGAAGCTCGATGTCTCCAAGCAACTACCTGCGCATGTTGAATTCTCCCGCTTCATGATTGAGAATCTTGCATTCTTCGACTATGTAACTGTTGGAGAGGTGCTGGTCACGGTACATGCGATGGAAAAGATGTTCTCATCAACTGGATCCAGCATGGCGCACGTCATTGAGTCCGAAATCTTCAACATGCGCATGGACCTCGATAAGCCAGAGGCCCCGCAAGCCAATGGCGAGCAGCAACAGCCGCAACAACCTCAGCTCAACATTTCTCCTAAGAGGCTTCGGCAGCTCACTTCCGGATCTATCATTCTTCTCTGTCTCTGGGAGGCAAGAACTTACCTTCGACGTCTGTACGGCTTAGGCAGCAAACGCGAGACCAAGACCAAGATGGCAGCAAAAGATCTCAGCAAAGCACCTACAAAAGTGCAGGGTGTCACCGGAGACAAGTTCTGGGAGGAAGTGAACTCTCATATGAACGGTCTTGCAACACAGGAATCTACCATACAGAAATGCAAGGCCTTCGTGGAACTAATGAATGTCGACAAGGAGTTCAAGGTTGTCGATGAGGACGATATGGACGGCGAAGAAGCCGAAACTCCTAGTGAGGGTGAAGACGATGGCCCCGCCGGTGACGGAAGAGGCCGCAAGCGCAAAGCTGGCGCACTTGCTGGTGGTCGCAAGAAACGCGCGCGCTCCACCTCTCGACCGAGACCTCGCGGACGACCTCGCAAAAATCCGGTGGAAGTCGTCGAGGACGATGCAGAGGGCGACTTTGACGACATGGACTTTGCCTGA
- a CDS encoding molybdenum cofactor synthesis domain-containing protein — protein sequence MFARLTQLSRHLPSAQSITQAVKPAAFPASSGIARNSRIMVSADERNTRTIHTAACLIIGDEVLGGKTVDTNSAYMAKWCFSLGINLKRVEVIEDDESEIVEAVRRMSDRYDFVVTSGGIGPTHDDITYQSIAKAFDLPLVLNQEAFEKMKKLSKPHPGQPNFDWDVDSPALQAKLRMVILPTDEKRDPKKQFVFPHEDLWVPVNVVNGNIHILPGVPRLFEKLLDGLKPGIVPRLTDPEGKGLCRVLISTPLPESAVAGYLTQLAAKVEPKGVKVGSYPRWGQNGTVTLVGRDQAYIESIVAEVVQGVEGKRVNAEGEDDTQGEAGKDLE from the exons ATGTTCGCGCGACTCACCCAGCTGTCTCGGCATCTCCCCTCGGCCCAATCGATAACACAAGCCGTCAAGCCCGCCGCTTTCCCAGCCTCTTCCGGCATCGCCCGCAACAGCAGAATCATGGTTTCGGCAGACGAGCGCAACACCCGCACGATTCACACGGCGGCGTGTCTTATTATCGGAGATGAAGTCCTCGGTGGAAAG ACAGTTGAT ACCAACTCGGCTTACATGGCCAAGTGGTGCTTTTCTTTGGGCATT AACTTGAAGAGAGTCGAAGTCATTGAAGACGATGAGAGCGAAATCGTCGAAGCCGTCAGGCGCATGAGCGATCGTTACGACTTTGTGGTAACCAG CGGCGGAATCGGTCCAAC ACACGACGACATCACATACCAGTCAATAGCAAAGGCCTTTGACCTGCCCCTCGTCCTGAACCAGGAAGCCTTCGAAAAGATGAAGAAGCTCTCCAAGCCGCACCCGGGCCAGCCAAACTTCGACTGGGACGTCGACTCGCCCGCCCTGCAGGCGAAGCTGCGCATGGTCATCCTCCCCACCGACGAGAAGCGCGACCCCAAGAAGCAGTTCGTCTTCCCCCACGAGGACCTCTGGGTGCCCGTCAACGTCGTCAACGGCAACATTCACATCTTGCCGGGCGTCCCGCGACTTT TTGAGAAGCTCCTCGACGGGCTGAAGCCAGGCATCGTGCCCCGGCTCACCGATCCTGAGGGCAAGGGCCTCTGCCGCGTGCTCATTTCTACTCCGCTCCCGGAGAGCGCCGTCGCCGGCTACCTGACGCAACTCGCGGCCAAGGTCGAGCCCAAGGGCGTCAAGGTCGGCAGCTATCCCCGGTGGGGCCAGAACGGCACCGTGACGTTGGTTGGAAG GGACCAGGCTTACATCGAGAGCATCGTGGCCGAGGTTGTCCAGGGTGTCGAAGGAAAGCGTGTAAACGCGGAGGGTGAGGATGATACCCAGGGCGAAGCAGGGAAAGATCTCGAATAA
- a CDS encoding GMF family protein: MASESRLYTFSQETKDHLRKFRLGTSRSSSAQAVIYYIDKNTHEIKQDDDKVVYKSLEEISDDLPDHSPRFILLSYPLTLASGRLSVPYVLIYYLPTTCNSEIRMLYAGAKELMRNTSEVIRVIDIREAEDLEEIPEKLGAE, from the exons ATG GCCTCCGAATCGCGGCTCTACACCTTCTCCCAGGAGACAAAGGACCACCTGCGCAAGTTCCGCCTCGGGACCTCGCGGTCTAGCAGTGCTCAAGCTGTCATTT ACTACATTGATAAGAACACGCACGAGATCAAGCAAGACGACGACAAGGTCGTGTACAAATCCCTCGAGGAGATTAGCGACGACCTCCCAGACCATAGCCCGCGCTTCATTCTGCTGAGCTACCCGCTTACACTG GCCTCCGGCCGCTTGTCGGTCCCGTACGTCCTGATTTACTACCTTCCTACCACCTGCAACAGCGAGATACGGATGCTCTACGCCGGCGCCAAGGAGCTGATGCGGAATACGAGCGAGGTCATTCGCGTGATTGATATCCGAGAGGCTGAGGATCTGGAGGAGATACCGGAGAAGTTGGGCGCTGAGTAA
- a CDS encoding deoxyhypusine hydroxylase, whose product MSPSADLPETRETLEAIAAADQSQTIAELRKTLTSETTPLPIRFRALFSLKHVACNSKGADSEAAIEAIAAGFASPSALLKHELAYCLGQTANLVAVPYLRNVLTDLQEDPMCRHEAAEALGALGDASQLDILREYRDREGEDICIVETCEIAIDRLEWENSEQRKLEKLRKSDFTSVDPAPPMEESQRTVPELEKTLMDSSLPLFQRYRAMFALRDLASPPDLPTAVPAVLALAKGLADSSALFRHEIAFVFGQLSHPASIPALTEALSNTEEASMVRHEAAEALGSLGDEEGVEATLLKFLHDKEKVVRESVIVALDMAEFESSGQTEYALIPEAAKAAA is encoded by the exons ATGTCACCCTCCGCCGACCTCCCCGAGACGCGCGAGACCCTCGAGgccatcgccgccgccgaccaGTCCCAGACCATCGCCGAGCTGCGCAAGACGCTCACCTCCGAGACGACCCCTCTCCCCATCCGCTTCCGCGCCCTCTTCTCCCTCAAGCACGTCGCCTGCAACAGCAAGGGCGCCGACAGCGAGGCCGCCATCGAGGCCATCGCCGCAGGCTTCGCCTCCCCCTCGGCCCTGCTCAAGCATGAGCTCGCCTACTGCCTCGGCCAGACGGCTAATCTCGTCGCCGTCCCCTACCTGCGCAATGTCCTGACCGACCTCCAGGAGGACCCTATGTGCCGCCACGAGGCCGCCGAGGCCCTTGGTGCGCTGGGTGACGCTAGCCAGCTGGACATCCTGAGGGAGTACAGAGACCGCGAGGGCGAGGACATTTGCATTGTTGAAACATGCGAGATTGCCATCGACCGTCTCGAGTGGGAGAACTCTGAGCAGAGAAAGCTGGAGAAGTTGCGTAAGAG CGACTTCACGTCCGTCGACCCCGCGCCTCCCATGGAAGAGTCGCAGCGCACCGTGCCAGAGCTCGAAAAGACTCTCATGGATTCGAGCCTGCCCCTTTTCCAGCGCTACCGCGCCATGTTCGCCCTGCGCGACCTCGCGTCGCCGCCCGACCTGCCGACAGCCGTCCCCGCGGTGCTGGCCCTCGCCAAGGGCCTCGCCGACTCCTCCGCCCTGTTCCGCCACGAGATCGCCTTCGTCTTCGGCCAGCTGTCGCACCCGGCCTCCATCCCCGCGCTGACCGAGGCGCTCAGCAACACCGAGGAGGCCAGCATGGTGCGGCACGAGGCCGCCGAGGCGCTGGGTAGCCTGGGCGACGAGGAGGGCGTCGAGGCGACGCTCCTCAAGTTCCTGCACGACAAGGAGAAGGTTGTGCGCGAGAGCGTCATCGTGGCGCTGGACATGGCCGAGTTCGAGTCAAGCGGCCAGACGGAGTATGCGTTGATTCCCGAGGCGGCCAAGGCGGCTGCTTGA